From Shewanella acanthi:
ATCACTATTGATAAAGGTCGCATTACCACGAATATCACCAAACAGAGATAAATTCGAAGCCAAACGATACTCTGCGCCAACACCTAACCCCATAGAGAAACGAGTTTCAGTAGACCATCCCTGTGCCATCAAACGAGTCACGCCCGCCGTCGCAGTCACGTAGGGACGAAAATCCCCCCTTGGAAAATACAGCGTTCCGCCAAGGTGGATATAGTCGACATCTAAATTGGTAAGTAAATCGGGGGAATCGAGGCCACCACTTCTCAATTCTGAAGATTGGCGGCTAAACATCAAATAGATATTACCGGGATCGTTAGTGGATAAGCCGACCATTAAGCCATAGTGCTCCCCCTCTTCGATTGAGATGCCCTTTTTATTACCCGTTTCGACTTGGCTATCGTCAAGTTCATTCAAATCAAATGAGTTACCACCAAAGCTATAGCCGCCAAAAGGGGCAACAAACACTTCAGACTCCGCATGGCTAGAAAAAGCAAGCACTGCGGGTAACAGACTTACCAAGGCCAGTAATCGATTAGCGTTTTTCATCTTCATCCCTTTATCCTGTTATTATTCCTGCTCTTTAGCTGCCGTATGCAACCAAAGTCATATCCGCGTTAACGCATACCGCGCTCTGATTTCACCCTATCGTAGGCGGCTTGAATATCCTGTGCCTTCGTCTTGGCAATTTCCATCATCTCCGGCGGCAACCCCTTAGCCACTAACTTATCGGGATGATGCTCATTCATCAACTTGCGATAGGCCCTTTTTACCTCTTGGTCGCTCACATTTGAGTTAATCCCAAGCAAGTTATAGGCATCGGTGATGGATGTTTTATTGCCATTGGACGTTTGATGGAAGCGGTATTCCGCCTGCCAGCGTTTCAGCAATTCATCAAGCTGAGCTCTGCCATAACCTAACTCTTGGGCAACCGTCATCAAAATAGCGTGCTCAGCTGCATCCAACTCGCCGTCGGAAAGTGCGGTTTGAATTTGGATTTCAATAAACATCTGTAGTAATTCTTGCCGCCCCATTGTCACGGCACGAAAGGCCTGCAGACTAATGCGAAGATCAAAATCGGCATCCTTACCATCACGGAAAGCCTGCTGCGCCTCACGGCGAGCCTCACCCGACAAACGCATCTGATCCATTAACATTGTGGCAATTCGGATATCGGTTTCGGTCACCCTTCCCGATGCTTTA
This genomic window contains:
- a CDS encoding outer membrane beta-barrel protein yields the protein MKNANRLLALVSLLPAVLAFSSHAESEVFVAPFGGYSFGGNSFDLNELDDSQVETGNKKGISIEEGEHYGLMVGLSTNDPGNIYLMFSRQSSELRSGGLDSPDLLTNLDVDYIHLGGTLYFPRGDFRPYVTATAGVTRLMAQGWSTETRFSMGLGVGAEYRLASNLSLFGDIRGNATFINSDSALFCNANTCLWHITSDLMWQAQANLGLKLSF
- the djlA gene encoding co-chaperone DjlA, which encodes MRFSGKFFGFVIGYMFGRFFGALLGLWLGHLYDKRAGGGFSQVIGQAKNRQRIFFNTTFAVMGHVAKASGRVTETDIRIATMLMDQMRLSGEARREAQQAFRDGKDADFDLRISLQAFRAVTMGRQELLQMFIEIQIQTALSDGELDAAEHAILMTVAQELGYGRAQLDELLKRWQAEYRFHQTSNGNKTSITDAYNLLGINSNVSDQEVKRAYRKLMNEHHPDKLVAKGLPPEMMEIAKTKAQDIQAAYDRVKSERGMR